One window of Centropristis striata isolate RG_2023a ecotype Rhode Island chromosome 21, C.striata_1.0, whole genome shotgun sequence genomic DNA carries:
- the LOC131959018 gene encoding RNA-binding protein EWS-like, giving the protein MVSLRVSWICVLLFSSAYCFPKPEDHTAPRGFSGDAAPRTSPLFPGSQAALMDQQYGQSAGYQQPSQQPGAPTGNQSPSGVGGPSVVLGTSPTYDPSRFLVSSGSSSDKPASTGSFSVQHQPAGGAASGPVYAAPAWAPAYGFSNANANTGPATYYTADTSSYGSYDAAPETSSYGSYDAAPETSSYGSYYAAPETSSYGSYYAAPETSSYGSDSAPGLPWVEQPVETSFSDPSNWLPRGDFPDFSVWGSNANSKMSKTAESEEETSPIPSSTYIIQSGNGYLRGLEYRSHTNYAPEDPEPLVFVAEPVRAPRPAAPSKGGKKY; this is encoded by the exons ATGGTTTCTCTCAG GGTTTCTTGGATCTGTGTGCTGTTGTTCAGCAGTGCTTATTGCTTTCCTAAACCTGAAG ACCACACTGCTCCCAGAGGCTTCAGTGGTGATGCTGCTCCTAGAACATCCCCTCTTTTTCCAGGCTCACAGGCTGCTCTGATGGACCAGCAGTATGGCCAATCTGCTGGCTATCAGCAGCCTTCCCAGCAGCCCGGCGCTCCCACTGGAAACCAGTCCCCATCCGGTGTGGGAGGTCCCAGTGTGGTCCTAGGCACGTCACCAACTTATGATCCAAGCAGGTTCCTCGTGAGTTCTGGATCCAGCTCTGACAAACCTGCCAGCACTGGAAGCTTTTCTGTGCAGCATCAACCTGCTGGTGGTGCAGCATCTGGCCCAGTCTATGCAGCTCCAGCATGGGCTCCTGCTTATGGATTTTCTAATGCCAATGCTAACACTG GTCCAGCAACTTATTACACAGCTGACACCTCCAGCTATGGTTCTTACGACGCTGCTCCTGAAACCTCCAGCTATGGTTCTTACGACGCTGCTCCTGAAACCTCCAGCTATGGTTCTTACTACGCTGCTCCTGAAACCTCCAGCTATGGTTCTTACTACGCTGCTCCTGAAACCTCCAGCTATGGTTCTGATTCTGCTCCTGGCCTTCCTTGGGTTGAACAGCCAGTTGAAACCTCGTTCTCCGACCCCAGCAACTGGCTGCCACGAGGTGATTTCCCAGACTTCAGCGTCTGGGGGTCTAATGCCAACTCCAAGATGTCCAAGACTGCTGAGAGTGAGGAGGAGACTTCCCCCATACCGTCTTCAACCTACATCATCCAGTCCGGAAACGGCTACCTGCGAGGACTAGAATACAGGTCCCACACTAACTACGCCCCAGAGGACCCGGAACCACTAGTGTTTGTCGCTGAGCCCGTCAGAGCACCTCGACCAGCTGCTCCTTCCAAAGGAGGAAAGAAATATTGA
- the LOC131959019 gene encoding heterogeneous nuclear ribonucleoprotein 27C-like isoform X2, which yields MVSLRISWICVLLFSSAYCFPKPEDYTAPRGFSGDAAPRTSPLFPGSQAALMDQQYGQSAGYQQPSQQPGAPTGNQSPSGVGGPSVVLGTSPTYDPSGYVSPPRPANTGSSFVKPQAAGTSGQSNVGSGGAASGPVHTVPAWAPAAPAWAGYGAYANTNTGPATYYTADTSSYGSYDAAPETSSYGSYYAAPETSSYGSDSAPGLPWVEQPIETSFSDPSNWLPRGDFPDFSVWGSNANSKMSKTAESEEETSPIPSSTYIIQSGNGYLRGLEYRSHTNYAPEDPEPLVFVAEPVRAPRPAAPSKGGKKY from the exons ATGGTTTCTCTCAG GATTTCTTGGATCTGTGTGCTGTTGTTCAGCAGTGCTTATTGCTTTCCTAAACCTGAAG ACTACACTGCTCCCAGAGGCTTCAGTGGTGATGCTGCTCCTAGAACATCCCCTCTTTTTCCAGGCTCACAGGCTGCTCTGATGGACCAGCAGTATGGCCAATCTGCTGGCTATCAGCAGCCTTCCCAGCAGCCCGGCGCTCCCACTGGAAACCAGTCCCCATCCGGTGTGGGAGGTCCCAGTGTGGTCCTAGGCACGTCACCAACTTATGATCCAAGCGGCTACGTCAGCCCTCCTCGACCTGCCAACACTGGAAGCTCTTTTGTGAAGCCTCAAGCTGCCGGTACCAGTGGACAGTCCAATGTGGGCTCAGGTGGTGCAGCATCTGGCCCAGTCCATACAGTTCCAGCATGGGCTCCTGCTGCTCCAGCATGGGCTGGTTATGGAGCTTATGCCAACACAAACACTG GTCCAGCAACTTATTACACAGCTGACAC CTCCAGCTATGGTTCTTACGACGCTGCTCCTGAAACCTCCAGCTATGGTTCTTACTACGCTGCTCCTGAAACCTCCAGCTATGGTTCTGATTCTGCTCCTGGCCTTCCTTGGGTTGAACAGCCAATTGAAACCTCGTTCTCTGACCCCAGCAACTGGCTGCCACGAGGTGATTTCCCAGACTTCAGCGTCTGGGGGTCTAATGCCAACTCCAAGATGTCCAAGACTGCTGAGAGTGAGGAGGAGACTTCCCCCATACCGTCTTCAACCTACATCATCCAGTCCGGAAACGGCTACCTGCGAGGACTGGAATACAGGTCCCACACTAACTACGCTCCAGAGGACCCGGAACCACTAGTGTTTGTCGCTGAGCCCGTCAGAGCACCTCGACCAGCTGCTCCTTCCAAAGGAGGAAAGAAATATTGA
- the LOC131959019 gene encoding heterogeneous nuclear ribonucleoprotein 27C-like isoform X1: MVSLRISWICVLLFSSAYCFPKPEDYTAPRGFSGDAAPRTSPLFPGSQAALMDQQYGQSAGYQQPSQQPGAPTGNQSPSGVGGPSVVLGTSPTYDPSGYVSPPRPANTGSSFVKPQAAGTSGQSNVGSGGAASGPVHTVPAWAPAAPAWAGYGAYANTNTGPATYYTADTSSYGSYDAAPETSSYGSYDAAPETSSYGSYYAAPETSSYGSDSAPGLPWVEQPIETSFSDPSNWLPRGDFPDFSVWGSNANSKMSKTAESEEETSPIPSSTYIIQSGNGYLRGLEYRSHTNYAPEDPEPLVFVAEPVRAPRPAAPSKGGKKY, translated from the exons ATGGTTTCTCTCAG GATTTCTTGGATCTGTGTGCTGTTGTTCAGCAGTGCTTATTGCTTTCCTAAACCTGAAG ACTACACTGCTCCCAGAGGCTTCAGTGGTGATGCTGCTCCTAGAACATCCCCTCTTTTTCCAGGCTCACAGGCTGCTCTGATGGACCAGCAGTATGGCCAATCTGCTGGCTATCAGCAGCCTTCCCAGCAGCCCGGCGCTCCCACTGGAAACCAGTCCCCATCCGGTGTGGGAGGTCCCAGTGTGGTCCTAGGCACGTCACCAACTTATGATCCAAGCGGCTACGTCAGCCCTCCTCGACCTGCCAACACTGGAAGCTCTTTTGTGAAGCCTCAAGCTGCCGGTACCAGTGGACAGTCCAATGTGGGCTCAGGTGGTGCAGCATCTGGCCCAGTCCATACAGTTCCAGCATGGGCTCCTGCTGCTCCAGCATGGGCTGGTTATGGAGCTTATGCCAACACAAACACTG GTCCAGCAACTTATTACACAGCTGACACCTCCAGCTATGGTTCTTACGACGCTGCTCCTGAAACCTCCAGCTATGGTTCTTACGACGCTGCTCCTGAAACCTCCAGCTATGGTTCTTACTACGCTGCTCCTGAAACCTCCAGCTATGGTTCTGATTCTGCTCCTGGCCTTCCTTGGGTTGAACAGCCAATTGAAACCTCGTTCTCTGACCCCAGCAACTGGCTGCCACGAGGTGATTTCCCAGACTTCAGCGTCTGGGGGTCTAATGCCAACTCCAAGATGTCCAAGACTGCTGAGAGTGAGGAGGAGACTTCCCCCATACCGTCTTCAACCTACATCATCCAGTCCGGAAACGGCTACCTGCGAGGACTGGAATACAGGTCCCACACTAACTACGCTCCAGAGGACCCGGAACCACTAGTGTTTGTCGCTGAGCCCGTCAGAGCACCTCGACCAGCTGCTCCTTCCAAAGGAGGAAAGAAATATTGA